From the genome of Pleuronectes platessa chromosome 12, fPlePla1.1, whole genome shotgun sequence:
TTTTGTTTAGCGTCACACTCAGCAGCTCCACACATGTCACTGTAGACGGGCCAGTTGCTATGTGGAGTCTGGCACTCGCCGTGCTAATGGAAGAATAAACACATTGCACAGTCACTCCCTGTAAAATTAACAACGCTGTGTTCAGATTGAGCACACAAAGTAATAGTTTGAAGAAAAATCACAGTCATTGTGTGTATATAAGGCCATCTTTTGCAGTGTTACTTCTCCATTATAAACTTCTTGTCATTATGAAGAATTctaattaaatactttttacTGTTGGCCAAACAGAAGAAGCAATTTATTTACACTTCAGTTATTTGAAATCTTATGCTTTTTTTGACATAAAGACATCATAATAgttgaaatataaaatgaatcAATAAACTCTTGTTGCAGCCCCAGTAATCTGTTATTTAAAGGTGTTACATTTTGGGATGCACTGGAGAATAAGTAAGTTTGAAGGAAAAGTACTACCTTCCCCTACCACCTTTTATATAACTTATTTAGTCATAGCCTGTTTTTGGTGGTTAATATCTAAAGTTGTGGCTCAAATTAATCAATGTTTTACACTGTCAGGTGGTATATGTGTCCGCTTGGCATCATTAAAACTACCCGGGCAGAGTGGAACTGAGAGAACCAGCCAGACGTCGCCACCATGTTGGAGGAGGACATGGAAGTGGCCATCAAAGTGGTCGTGGTTGGCAACGGAGCCGTTGGCAAATCCAGTATGATCCAACGTTACTGCAAAGGCATCTTCACCAAGGACTACAAGAAGACAATCGGAGTGGACTTTCTGGAAAGACAGATCGAGTAAGCAACTTGTTATAGTGGGTTTTTTTCTCCCTAAGATTGTTAAAAATTTGACATTCTACTgcaaaattatgattttttaatTGACAGTAATTAGCATCCCATAAGCTTACATTAATGAGGAAACAGGAAGATAATATGTTAGTTACTCTGAACTACAGGGCTTGCAGACGTACATAAATATTACAGAATAAACCACTGTTCTGTGCTGGGTAGCAGATTGTTTTCCTAACTACACGTTATCAGATACTTTTCCCTCTTTACCTGCTCATTATTTTAGTGTCAATGATGAAGAAGTCCGCCTAATGCTTTGGGACACTGCTGGGCAGGAGGAGTTTGATGCCATCACCAAGGCCTATTATCGTGGTAAGACCCCCACCACTCTGACAAACTGTAACGCTGCCGCTTTGGGTCCCTGACCTCACTTACTGCTCACTGTGCTCAGGTTAAGTCACAGATTTTATTTCACTGGTTGCACGGCAttcaaccaaaacaaaacacacacacatagcactGAGAACAATGAAGTAAATCTCTAATGGGTCTGTTGTCACGTCAACACTGTTTTTACATCCTCACGGAAGGTGGATTAGGTATCATATATTAGAgatagatatttaaaaaaatcaaggaGTAAACTTGAAATTGAATTGCTGTCTTATTGCCCCATATTCCAGGTGCACAAGCATGTGTGCTGGTTTTCTCTACCACCGACAGGGAGTCTTTTCAGGCTATCGACAGCTGGAGGGAGAAAGTGGAAGCAGAGGTTGGAGACATTCCCACAGTTCTAGTGCAGAACAAAATCGACCTCCTAGAAGAGACTTTTATAAATAGGTAGGTCGTTTTTCTGCAAAAGattcaatgaaaaataaaggaCAAGGATATTGAATTAATGAAATGTGATTTCTTTGCTTGAATTATAGTGAGGAGGCAGAAGGTTTGGCAAAAAGACTCAAACTGAGATTTTATCGAGCTTCAGTAAAAGAGGACCTTAACGTTAACGAGGGTGGGTTACTGAAAATGTGGACAACTGTTTTTTTGCAAGTGAAACATTCTGAATGTTACTGACACACTTCTTTTCCTTtccatttagtttttaaatactTAGCTGAAAAGTATCTCCAAAGACTCAAGCAGCagacagcagaggagacagatgtggTCCATTCAACAAGCAATAAAATAGGTAAGAAATGTCATCTTTTATGTTGCAATTTAAGGTTTTATATTGCAAGGTGACATTACTCATAAATTGTTATTTTCCCAAAGGTGTTTTTAATACCACAAGTAGTAATGTCAGCAACCAGAACTCCAGCAACGGTAGAGAAGTCATCACTTTGCGACCTAACAAACAACGGACCAAGAAGAGTAAAAATCCTTTTGGAAGCTGCAGCCTACTCTAGATAGAATCGTTTCAATTTTAGCGCCCGACTATTTGTGTCTCAGACTGGATTGGACATTGTTGTATTCATTAAGAGACCAAAGCCCATACAGACCGGGAAGTACTGCTCTACACTACTTTATCAATCTGATGTTTAATCTGAATCCCCTCAATCATTGCTGAATTTCTTTTGGCTAAACCTTGGATATCCACCAATGGTCTGCACAGAAAACCGGTTGATATTTGTACACTGGGTAATAAGTACAGCTGAAATCCCCTAAAAAAACAGAGATATGTCTGTGactgattgtttttgttttgtttttttaaatatataactcGATATACACGCCTCTCATCAAAATACATAACAGCAAATGTTGCACTCTTGCTCCTGATCGCCCATTCATGTGTTTGACATTTGAAGCGTACAATATGTTTGCATGCATCGTAGAGGATAAACAGATTATTTTGTACCATATTTTTCTAACTGTCAACAAACTATGGCTCAGACTATGCTGTttattgtggacaaaacactcTGGAATCCAGAATTAATTCTATGTGCAGAAGTATTTTTGTACGAATCATATTAGTGTTGAGTGATATTTTCACTGCAGTGTTGACGTTGTGCCAAAATGTTCCATTTTCTGAGCTGTAGTTTAACATTCACACTGCAACGACTTGGATTTAATATGAAATGAATAGAATGTGCTCCTATGTATAAccaaatatcaataattattgtCACAAAACAGTCCTGTGTGTCTGCTTACAATCCACGTATTTAAAGATTTGGCAACTTAGCCTAAATGATGGGTTGAATTCATGATTCCTGCTATTTGAGGTCATAATCATCAATTTGCAATCTGTTATGGTTCTATGTTTCAGTTCAGTTGTTTGCATTTTACATATTCCATATTTAACTGACCTTTTCTTTAGTGATAGTATAGCTTTTCTTATGCAGGATTTATATATTTCGCTGTCACTACATTTCTAACATTTCCAACATGTTACAGgtcttattttatattttggtttGGCCTCATGTTGTGTCTTATCGGTTATTACCGTTTTATTATCATCTCATTTTTAATGGGATGAaagggagaaggagctggatgaAGAAAGAATGAGGCGTGAACACTGAGGTGTCTTGAGCAGAATGTGAACCCTCGCTCTCTGATGGTGTCAGAGATGTTCCGATACCATTTTTCTCTTCCCACTAACGATTCCGATACCTGGACTTTGCACATAATCCAATACCAAGTGTTGATCCGATACTGGTGCATTAAATAACAAACGTAAAAAAACCACTTGTGTAACAGCTGTATGCTTCCAACCCTGTATGGAAGTGATGATTGCTATCGTTGTTTGACGGcctggctcaggttaaaccGTTTGAAAAGCAAATGCATAGAGAATGAATGTCATGCAACTTATTTTACTATCTAGTTTGAAAGTCATAACGGACATTTCCGATGCTGGTATTGGAACATCTGTTGGTGCATTTACCAGAACCACGAGCAGGAGATGTTCGTGCTGGACTGCCTTTGGTGGCCTGAAAATCTAAGATATCCATTTCCGTCTCACTAAATCAGGATACTCCCAAACTCATACTCAGTCCCCTGTACAGCTGTGAACTGTTAATTATTGCCTTTCAGTAATCTGGTTTTCCAATAATCATTATCTGAAAGATACTAATTTACAAAGCACAAAGAAATATGTGGCAATGTAGAAAAAttcttatttaattttctttataaaaattattgaaatgtctttattaaaagtattttaaatggaatatgaatACATAGGACATCTTTGTTGGTTAACATGTGCATGCCTGTCTTTTTGAAATTTTTGTAACTGATCTCGGAGCTGTGTTAGAAGTTTCAAATGAAGTTCAGAGGAATTATTTGTCACTTATTAGTCTGATGTGAGCATCTCAACAGCTGCTTCAAATACCATCGGTACTAAGACTGTGTCCCATTTCAACCTTTCTCGTTTGGTTATATGTTAAGAGTTCTTTTTGAAAAGAAAGTGTGGCATAAGTAATGCATGCAAGCCTTTTTCCCACATCAGTGAATGTTCAGTCATGGTTGTAAAACCACATTGCCTTGTCCGTGTTTACATTCTCCCCCACTGACCATTTTAATCCTCCTCTCGCTGTTTGTTTAGAGCTGCAGCGAATCTGTAAATAATCACTTCTCCAGTTTTCTCTTACTTCTAATGATTTGCCTTCTTTATTTGCTTTTTGACTGAATGGATTTAGTGCACTTTATTATTAAGATGGTATGAAATCTTAAAGAACCATAAGTTAAAACTAACCATACTTATGTGCTGTCACTCAGGTGTTGTAATAATCTGTCTCACTGTTCCTCTActttttccacacacacaactttacaAATCAGTTTCATATAAATCGATAATGCTACTTACaatctgacaacaacaaaagcCATTGTTGGActcttttggtttgttttaacAGGTATACATGTATCACAGCCTGGAAGCGTGCCACAGAATTGTGCATCTGatgttacgtgtgtgtgtgtggggggggagttgATTGTAATCTGacttaaataaaagaaataaatgaaattgtacCTTTTAGTTCTTTTCCTAGGGCATCCAGTGTATAATTTCAATGAAAGTTGACCTCAAAACATTGTCTTTACGTTTGTTCAGATTTAACAAGGTGAGATAGTAAAGTGTAAATGTTGTTGCTAAAAGATGGTGCTCACCTTCATTAGTCAACGAAAGGTGTGCTAGCTTTCCAACAGGGCTATAATGTGTGTATGAAACGTGCATGTGACTGGACAGTTGAGTCGGAAGACAGGTGTTTTATCATAGGTGGAATAGTTACCTTGACAACCTGAAAACTGCCATGTTCCCATCAGTCCCAGAAATAGGATGTGACATTCACTTCATTTGTTTAACGAGTTCATCTGTTTGTTAgtgagcaggattacgcaacagctactgaacagatttccatgaaagaACGAACGGGACGTGGGCCACTTTGGAGTGGATCCAGATAAACAGACTGATCTGGTGCCCATTCTGCTTTTATTAACTTTTCTGACACAATCTTACATTAAAAGACACATTGGTGCAAATATCCACTGCATGATGTGATAGGTATTCCTCAAAAAGCTCCATGCATATCCAACATCCTTCAGCAAGTGTCTGATTTTAAAGTATGAGAGTGACACGGAACAAGATACTTAACCAATTTAACCAACCATATTTCATCAGGAATACTCTTTCACTTTTATTCGGAGACTCCTGTGCCAATCTCACAAAGTGTAACCTGGTAATAAAGCTATTAAGTCTGCAGTATCATCCTCAGTAGACTATCTCCTGACACATTATGAATTATTCAGTGGGTAATCAGCACTGGACTGAACAAACCTTCAATGAAGCACTCTGCTGTTCTGGCCTAAGTGCACATAATGTGTAGTGGGttcacacagtaaaaaaaataaaatccatattGACTGTGGAAGTGAAACTTGATCATGCATAGACATCACTCTCATATAGTAGTGAGTTGTGATTGATTGTATTCTTGGCTGTAATTGCTACCCAGTGGCTGGTGTTTCTGCTACAAGTAGAATCACAGTTTGTTCAGATTAGTGGTATGTAGGacgtgtttgtatgtttttggtTCTTATTGAACGCCATTGGCTTGTGAGTCCTCCAGTTTTCGGTGATCCATGATCTTGATGTTCCTTTCAGTATTGGCAACGTTCCTCAGCAGGGTCTCCAGCCTCCGCTTGATCTTCTTCTGGTCCTCCAGAGAACAGCTGATCACAATGGCCTGGAACTTCTGGTCAATGGGGACGGGCGGCGCCTCGGTCACGCAGGCCGCATGCAGGGCCAGGAGCTGCTGGCGGCTGTCCTCCATGTTGTCCAGCAGCTTTTTCACTATTTCGTCGATTATAGTCGTGGCCTTGTGCAGTGCGTCCTCCTGCTGGGAGTTTCTGATTGTGCCAATGGAGATTTCCACAGACAGCGTCCGGCCAAGTAGACGGTTCGCGGTTAAGTTTAATTCTTCTTTCTCCCCTAGAAGACATAAACcgtgaaaaaaaatcaatggcGTGTctcaacataaataaaatacactggTAATAAGAAGTGGAACATATTTGCAATCTACTGTAGGAGGCCGCACTGTCAGTGTCATCCCACAATAAGGTAGTTGTCCTCAATGAATGTGTTTCAATGTTTGTGCTCCATTTTCTTCCCGTCATCTGAAGACAATATAACTCAGGTCAATGTAATTATCCTATTGCATCCTGGGATGTTGGTATAGGCTCCACTCAAGGGAACATAATGTAACTTTGGGTTGAACATTGGTGAGTTGAGGTCAAACTCTATTTTCCAATATTGATGgattatttataaattattatttcttaCACTAGATATAGTTCAAGTTATAAATTAGATGTCACACTTGCCAGATTATACCAACTAGCTAGTCAAATTGGGATGAGGCAAGTTACTTTTGGTTCGTGCTGTAAATTGAATGATGAAAAGCAACATCTTTATCATGCTTTATAACAGTCATCGTTATTCATTTGATGTGACGGTATgattatcggggggggggggggggggcgttgcaCAAGCTGGTTTAGGTCATCTTTTGGGACTTCAGGGTCTTTTGTTATCAAGTCTATTGTGTGAGGCTAAATTTCCATCTTCTTTTGGGTGGGGAGCAAAAACCTCATGTTGATCCTTATTAAAACCCCCTGAGATTCTCGAGCACCACCACCCAACTATTACAAAGCTTTCAGAGCATAACCTCACTGGTTCACAATATCACAGCGGCTGCGAAAATATGCtaaaacacacaatacataCAATGTTGTTCAGACAGTTGTGTAGTTATTTATCCCTCTGTGAAGCCAGCGTTACAAACTCATGTGTGGTCAGAGTCTTGTGGGCCTCACCGGCGCAGATGTTGTGCATTTCTTGACTGCCCTGTATGGACTGGAGCATTTCCAGGATGCACTCCCTTTCCTGCtccatggctgctgctgcttcacgtaAAGACTccaccctgagagagagagagacacacacacacacacgtttgtacttctatctcagtgaggacactcattggcataatgcattccccagCTCCTTACCCCAAACTAAAACATCGAAACTAAATGCCTAGCTCTAACCTAACTCTAATCTAAACCTAAATGTAATTCTAACTCTAAATCTAACCTAAACCtatttctaaacctaaccctaacctaattttaaccctaacctaattttaactctaacctaaacctaattctaaacgtaaccctaacctaactctaacctaaacctaattctaaacgTCACCCTAACCTAACTCTAatctaaacctaattctaactctAAATCTAACCTAAACTTATTTCTACCCCAAACACAATTCCAAAGACAAGTCTCAACCCTCAAACATGCcgttgaaaaagtgaggaccggtcgaaatgtcctcactctgtgggtttatgctcaaaatggtcctcacaaagatacaagtacaggaacacacCCACTTACATCATCACGATCTCACAGTGAAGACAACGGTTAACACAATGGGAGGGTGGATGGAGGAAATCACTGTTTTTCCATGCGAGGACACAATCAAATCTTATTTTGTCACACAGTGCAGCAACACTTTTAATGACACTTGATCTGCAGCATTTATAAAAGGTGTGACAGCCttatttttaaaagttattattaCATTTCCTAACTAAATAGCCGGGTTGGCTGTAGTTATAAAACAGTGGACCAGGCTTCAGCACACAGCTCCGGCACTGACTGCACATTACGCACATGGCTCCGGCCTGTTGCTTCACTCTACCTCATTTCCAGCTGATCCAAACTTTCCAGCAGTCTCCCGGAGCGATCCGCCATGGACAGCGTCCTGCTGAACTTGTTGCACGGAGGCTCGTTCATCTTCGCGTGAATCTTCGCCTGAGCCATGACGGTGAATTAATAATCTGATGTTTATGATCGGTGTCTCCTGTGCGCGGTCACACGCTCCTTGTCGGTCCGGCTGACGGTCAGTGAGTGCGCCCCCGGGACAACATGTCCTAACATGGGCTGTGGCTTCCTCCAGCGACTCCTCTCAGAAGCTTCCCGAGCAgtccagagcagaggaggaggttccCAAAGTCTGGTTCGAGGACCCTTCAGGTCCCAAGAAGCTCTAGAAGGCCCCAACGAACACTTGGACTGAACTACAACGTGATTTAATATCCAGATGAAAAATTACTCTTTATTTGCAGTCGGGGTCTTTTCATTTGGTTCCATTGCAGTGCTCATTATTAAATGAAGGTTATTCTTGCGTCAGCTCTAATCGAGATGTAGGTTTTACCTCTATACAGTTCATTAAGGTCTCTGGATAATTTCTAGATAAATGTCCAGAATCTCCAGATATCAtaacattaaagaaagtgaggGGAAATCTACCCCCTTAGCAAAGTTCTTGTTCCAAACCtaacccttccaccaagtttgaaataaatcagttttgCATTATAATCAGACAAGTggcaataaaaacataacctcctcggaaCTGGGAGTAACACACGGATCATGTGTTTTATAGGTTCTTAAACAAATTACCCTCTTGCTGCTCTGTTTATGTTTTACACAACTGGCTGCATGAGAACTGCCTCTTCTCACCAGAGGTTGAAATTAGACAGCAGCTGACAAATTCTACAACCAGGGAGATTCGATACTAATTATTTGTTCCTCAAGTCCATTTACAATCTCCGTTTACCAACTGGACCACAATCACTCTACTGTTTTAAGATGTTTCACAGTTTTCttcattatatttgttttactttaatcaaACGAGCAGGGGAATGTGCATGGAAAGTAAACAAGCAAGCACCTAGCTTCATCCAGATAGATgttatgaaatgtatttttgtgtatCGTGTAACCTGCGCTCCAAATGATATCATCACAGGAAAATAACGTGCCTCTTAAAACTGTTGATTTTAGAAGAATTCCGTCACATAATGTTGACGACCGGTGGGACAGCACTTTCAAGATAGATTGGGAAATGCAATTCACTGGATTTCATGTCTGCGATGAAAACAGAGATTGCAACCGGAGACACCAGCTCTTCGCTCAGCGGTCACAAGGTCAGCTACGGCATCTTGCAGCGTCATCATTGCCATATATAGCACACATGTCGACACTCAGGAGTGAGCATGAATCAACGGTTACATGGGATCTGCCAACGACAGTGGGATCAGGGGGGCACTCTGTGTTTCCAGAGGAATTCTCTGATGTCGATTATTTAGCAATTACAAATGAAGAAACGGGAAAAAATGTCAACTACTGCTTATTTTATGTACTTTGAGTTTAATGACATTGTACAGAGCATTTCAATGCAATAATGGATGAAATGTGTCACAGACCGCTTTCCCGTCATTAGAATTCCAGAAGACTTCTCTTAAGAGCTTCTTCTATTtctgtatataaaaaaacaaacagataaccAAAATCTTGTTACAGaagttcaaataaaacaatactGAGAACATCTTATGTTGATGAGTGTGAGATTGTTTTTCTCCCCATTACATTGGACTTTTAATGCACACTCtattaacaatatgaaatgGGGTACTATCTTGAGTCAATACTTTTCCATACCTGTGGACTCTcttgctgcttcttctttcaCGGACATTGCATTCTTCAATTCCTCATCCGAATCATCTGTAACAGAGTAAACGATAAAAGGAAAATGTAACAATTAGTAGAAGCTTATAGATAAATGTTATTAAGTACACAaagcaggttatgttttcagccCTGTCCATGGGTTTGTTGGTTGATTCCTTTGTCAGTAGGATTctgcaaaaactacaaaaccggatttccatgaaactttttggaaggatgggacatgggccttTTCAGATTTGGGGTGTGTACAGCTTGGTTCAGCTTGAATCTAAGGGGACTGATGTAATCGATAGTTTAACATATTTCATACGTTTTGGAAACAAATTTCAAAACAGAACCACTGAAATGtgatatcatttaaaaaatacaaagctACACTGCCTTTGCTTACTTGTCTTTTTGCTCCTATGCAGCAT
Proteins encoded in this window:
- the rab23 gene encoding ras-related protein Rab-23, with the protein product MLEEDMEVAIKVVVVGNGAVGKSSMIQRYCKGIFTKDYKKTIGVDFLERQIDVNDEEVRLMLWDTAGQEEFDAITKAYYRGAQACVLVFSTTDRESFQAIDSWREKVEAEVGDIPTVLVQNKIDLLEETFINSEEAEGLAKRLKLRFYRASVKEDLNVNEVFKYLAEKYLQRLKQQTAEETDVVHSTSNKIGVFNTTSSNVSNQNSSNGREVITLRPNKQRTKKSKNPFGSCSLL
- the bag2 gene encoding BAG family molecular chaperone regulator 2, which produces MAQAKIHAKMNEPPCNKFSRTLSMADRSGRLLESLDQLEMRVESLREAAAAMEQERECILEMLQSIQGSQEMHNICAGEKEELNLTANRLLGRTLSVEISIGTIRNSQQEDALHKATTIIDEIVKKLLDNMEDSRQQLLALHAACVTEAPPVPIDQKFQAIVISCSLEDQKKIKRRLETLLRNVANTERNIKIMDHRKLEDSQANGVQ